A single window of Paenibacillus sp. DNA harbors:
- a CDS encoding sugar-binding transcriptional regulator, which yields MRISKSDGQQAKRVFLERIARMYYILELSQQEIADQLNIGRSSVARFLAEAKAAGIVQISIASNLESWRNTERETELSELYRLKECVVLQADGRSGYSFEALASMYLNTVLPVRGMVGLGWGRTVYNVGTQLHLCDERPELTIVQLSGGLGAKEEIIPATTVIQQWCSALRSRPRLLPAPAIVTSAQRKRDFVEDPSIGETIAQFSEIHAAVVGIGHKGPDATVRLAKLATDLEDDLERSACVGDIIFHFYDKTGKFAFPALSERVIGAAPEQFLRIALRIGIARGADKAEAIRGALAGELVHILITDEETANLLD from the coding sequence ATGAGAATTTCCAAAAGCGATGGGCAGCAAGCGAAACGGGTATTTTTGGAACGTATTGCCAGAATGTATTACATCTTGGAGCTTAGCCAGCAGGAAATCGCAGATCAGTTGAATATCGGCCGCTCTTCGGTAGCCAGATTTTTAGCCGAGGCCAAGGCGGCCGGCATCGTGCAAATTTCGATCGCATCCAATCTGGAGAGCTGGAGAAACACGGAGCGCGAGACGGAGCTGTCCGAACTGTATCGGCTGAAGGAATGCGTCGTTCTGCAAGCGGACGGGCGGTCCGGGTATTCGTTCGAAGCGCTCGCGAGCATGTATTTGAATACGGTGCTTCCTGTCAGGGGGATGGTGGGGCTCGGATGGGGCAGAACCGTGTATAATGTAGGGACGCAGCTACACCTGTGCGACGAACGGCCGGAGCTGACCATCGTCCAGCTGTCGGGGGGATTGGGGGCGAAAGAGGAGATCATTCCGGCAACGACTGTCATCCAGCAATGGTGCAGCGCCTTGCGCAGCCGTCCGCGTCTCCTTCCGGCGCCTGCGATCGTGACCTCCGCGCAGCGCAAACGGGATTTCGTAGAAGACCCGAGCATCGGGGAAACCATAGCACAATTCAGCGAGATCCATGCGGCTGTCGTCGGCATCGGGCACAAAGGTCCGGATGCGACGGTACGCTTGGCGAAGCTCGCGACAGATCTGGAGGACGATCTGGAGCGTTCGGCATGCGTCGGCGATATTATTTTTCACTTTTACGACAAGACGGGAAAATTTGCGTTCCCCGCCCTCAGCGAGAGGGTGATCGGAGCTGCGCCGGAACAATTTTTACGAATCGCGCTTCGTATCGGCATCGCCCGAGGGGCGGATAAGGCCGAGGCGATTCGAGGGGCGTTGGCCGGCGAATTGGTTCACATATTAATAACGGACGAGGAAACCGCGAATCTGCTTGATTAG
- a CDS encoding S-layer homology domain-containing protein encodes MKKWLAGLLSLTMVLSLLGTSGLFVPKVLADGSSPLVISEVYPDDRSNSGTIEGAGSNDLFEFIEIYNRSHDAINFNESYKIRYDYKTNIKDLSVTDTVYADAPVVIPAHSPAVLWVERTNASITGEAKLLDEADFRAYHGVPDNVPVFKLKGQDGLANADRGFYLTDKSDHNTVYSHVHYTSDDVGDGKSLHLKMPTDGRATMAAYAQKAEPTAGRVDAEQWAEPAGNQAPSIAHVPATAAPAGAALTIEATVTEADSDALAVKLFYRTVPSEPYVEAAMTADEEAGRYTYQIPAESVTGDRIYYYIEASDGERTTRSVDYETELVNGSAPAEAPSVLITEIVPNPAGDFRKGSGNQYEYVEIYNNSNKTLDLQGYTLWYLYPSGNPKKWVIPVNTNIEPYTTAVIWFAKEAIADGYATAGDFNLHYHSSLAAEDIIVYDNSASTEFNLPNSLHRGVGLSTSSNPDEIIAEAWYDASSAGSPDRMVSEVRNSAIRYSYPLSGTEMRRMDVRTYANPGSIDPGQVPAVEGVDMLAPTLQHDAVTGAAVNHPVTFTVSSDEPLDTVTMRYGPAAEPTNASLVFGASLTLKSSDSGTYVYEGTFPFDAAGTYRYVIEGADAAGNRTSIPYNSRGYVIEVSQTPQEGGVPRILITELVPNPAGDFRYGSGNQYEYLELYNNSSETLDLQGYTLWYLYPDSANTKKWVIPESTAIEPYSTAVIWFAKEAISNGSGYTTTADFNLHYNSTLTDEDIIFYDNSASSDFNLPNSLHRGFAISSAANPEKRIVEAWYDASSATSPEGLVSNYRNSAVRYAYPTEGNGMQRLGVRLYANPGSIDPDQVPPVEGVDMVAPTIRHEQSAYQAAAGKPFAITLKSDEPLASATVLYGADTETGIVEYTESAPLTLVASEAGSYTYESSVVFSANGAYRYVIEAVDGSGNRTRVPYNSRGALVTVNETGYEPELPPTGLSVASGEMMKGVKSFFAHAQSADEAVEVYFENDALQLRPALPGTVRFNLQTRGIDQIYQSMFAAQSPSGVKTFLDRLLPKYQSNAWSEYDIPADYFVAGTTISIHAGNENAPYIVSKHDQYFGNNNHDDFEVKNLHLILADGTTVKPDQINNHLGNMTQTTVVYREDTYFSFGDANYGSNSNKPLISEFHFPIPQEKFTSRYAEIDTKAYADGVYTVTMRVGDETIDTKQVTIDNTSPVIQGIRSGEGKWVDPSVPLKGEITLEAEATDNLTGIARTESTLDGKAIELPYKTSSTKLTPGAHVLKVTVYDGAGNSTALERTFSVVDEKPLPPSDIVPQDKSTGIGRNLTIGATLRDPTGDAMNVVFHKGDTFDYARKEGGVTGYVYAADREPPLTVSLDGEAAMGEAEQTLLSEIDGKYLTTDTEIGFPYHRFEVEVGHSFAEGDAIELHWSGRTLPGRIVTLYAWDHTVSKWTALSSATGDEEERDIALRAEIAPARYVKDGKVQAMVQDEVRGANDPFTVLWFTDTQYYAESYPHIFDRLGDWIVEQYGQGAFQYAIHTGDLVNVANDEAQWAVADRNLRKLDEAGVPYGVLAGNHDVIIEGVDYSYYGKYVGADRYDDNPWYGGQMDNNRNHYDLFSFGGHDFVFLYIGFGLEDTPETIAWANEVLAKHADRIAVVGMHAYLETNGTLSNMAQSVFDQVIAPNKNVQLVLSGHYHAANRVVKTVQHEDGTSRQVIQMLADYQGGPNGGDGYVRLLRFDPVSQTLDVDTYSPYLDDYNFFEDGTDDFTEPFAFRDITKRVATDYFGVHVYRSDVIGRADGVASGSAASVVWPELAPETEYFWYMRITDEYGASLRSEVYRFTTEASADGGDGHNGGNDGNNGGGNDGNNGGGNDGNNGGGNDGNNSGGNDGNNGGGNDGNNSGGNDGNNSGGNDGNNGGGNNRNDTATVPPVAAGVIRANVKIDAGKAVVALGEANLSAAMNRAQADANGIKTIRIEADFGDVADWKNGIELSIPASYLAASSETYRLAFISPLGNVTLPSNMLDNDEWSEGSLSLSIVPSDPSAMPAEVRAGVGSRPMLDIELVKADGEVIEWSNDDASVEISIPYTPSAGERANRLVVWYIDEQGSIFPIVGGKFDATTQSMTFATTHFSRFAIAYRDVRFSDVTETAWHAEAIEYLAAREIVNGAGDGRFLPERAVTRAEFLVMAMNAFGIGADETAADNFADAGNQYYTPYLAAAKRLGLVNGLGDNRFAPEAGITRQDMAVMLYRISKAANVKLPSAENRGSLNGFSDAAEVADYATEAMNAFLRTGIVRGVGQGLLAPNGETSRAMAAQIIYNVVSK; translated from the coding sequence ATGAAAAAATGGTTGGCGGGTTTGTTGTCGCTGACAATGGTTCTATCGTTGTTGGGTACAAGCGGGCTTTTCGTTCCGAAAGTGCTTGCCGACGGTTCCTCCCCGCTGGTAATCAGCGAAGTGTACCCGGACGACCGTTCCAACAGCGGAACGATTGAAGGAGCCGGTTCGAACGATTTATTCGAGTTTATCGAAATATACAACCGGTCGCACGATGCGATCAATTTCAATGAGTCTTATAAAATTCGGTACGATTACAAGACGAACATTAAAGACTTAAGCGTTACGGATACGGTATATGCGGATGCCCCCGTCGTCATCCCAGCGCATAGTCCGGCTGTACTGTGGGTGGAGCGGACGAACGCGTCGATTACGGGCGAAGCAAAATTGCTCGATGAAGCGGATTTTCGGGCATATCACGGCGTGCCGGACAATGTTCCTGTTTTTAAGTTAAAGGGGCAAGACGGGCTGGCGAATGCCGACAGAGGTTTCTACTTGACGGACAAGTCGGATCACAATACGGTATACAGCCATGTGCACTATACATCCGACGACGTCGGCGACGGCAAAAGCTTGCATTTGAAAATGCCGACCGATGGTAGAGCGACCATGGCTGCATACGCGCAGAAAGCGGAACCGACGGCAGGAAGGGTGGACGCCGAGCAATGGGCGGAGCCGGCAGGAAACCAAGCGCCATCAATCGCCCATGTGCCGGCAACGGCGGCGCCGGCCGGGGCCGCGTTAACGATCGAAGCGACGGTAACGGAGGCGGACAGCGATGCGCTCGCCGTCAAACTATTTTACCGAACTGTCCCATCGGAACCGTACGTCGAAGCGGCCATGACGGCGGACGAGGAAGCCGGCCGTTATACGTACCAAATTCCGGCCGAGTCGGTCACGGGAGATCGAATCTATTACTATATCGAAGCGAGCGACGGGGAACGTACGACGCGTTCGGTCGATTACGAAACGGAACTCGTGAACGGCTCGGCGCCGGCGGAAGCCCCCTCCGTATTGATCACGGAAATCGTGCCGAACCCGGCGGGCGACTTCCGCAAAGGCAGCGGCAACCAATACGAGTATGTAGAGATTTATAACAACTCGAACAAAACACTAGATTTGCAAGGATATACGTTATGGTATTTGTATCCGAGCGGCAATCCGAAAAAATGGGTCATTCCTGTCAACACGAATATCGAACCGTACACGACCGCCGTCATTTGGTTCGCGAAGGAAGCGATTGCGGACGGTTACGCGACCGCAGGCGATTTTAATCTGCATTATCATTCGTCCCTTGCGGCTGAGGATATCATCGTATACGACAACAGCGCGAGTACGGAATTTAATTTGCCGAATTCTTTGCATCGGGGCGTCGGTCTATCGACGTCGAGCAACCCTGACGAAATCATTGCCGAGGCGTGGTATGACGCAAGCTCGGCCGGCAGCCCTGACCGTATGGTGAGCGAGGTGCGCAACTCCGCCATTCGCTATAGCTATCCTCTGTCCGGCACCGAAATGCGGCGGATGGATGTCAGAACGTATGCGAACCCGGGCAGCATCGACCCGGGACAAGTGCCCGCCGTCGAGGGCGTCGATATGCTCGCTCCGACGTTGCAGCACGACGCCGTAACAGGTGCGGCGGTCAACCATCCCGTTACGTTCACGGTATCGAGCGACGAACCGCTCGACACGGTTACAATGCGTTACGGTCCGGCGGCGGAACCAACGAACGCATCGTTAGTATTCGGCGCGTCGTTGACGCTCAAAAGCTCCGATTCCGGAACTTATGTGTACGAAGGTACCTTTCCGTTCGATGCTGCCGGGACGTACCGTTACGTGATCGAAGGCGCGGACGCCGCAGGCAACCGGACGAGCATTCCGTACAATTCCCGCGGTTACGTGATTGAAGTCAGCCAAACGCCGCAGGAAGGCGGCGTGCCTCGCATTTTGATTACCGAGCTGGTGCCGAACCCGGCGGGCGACTTCCGTTACGGAAGCGGCAACCAGTATGAATATCTAGAGTTGTATAATAACTCTTCTGAGACGCTCGATTTGCAAGGATATACGCTCTGGTACCTGTATCCGGACTCCGCAAACACGAAAAAATGGGTTATTCCGGAGTCCACTGCAATCGAGCCCTACAGCACCGCCGTGATTTGGTTCGCGAAAGAGGCAATTTCGAACGGGAGCGGGTACACAACGACCGCCGATTTTAATTTGCATTATAACTCGACGCTTACGGATGAAGACATTATATTTTACGATAATTCGGCTAGCTCCGACTTTAATTTGCCTAACTCGCTGCACCGGGGCTTCGCTATTTCCAGCGCCGCGAACCCGGAAAAGCGCATTGTGGAGGCGTGGTACGACGCTTCGTCGGCGACGAGTCCGGAAGGTCTCGTAAGCAACTACCGGAATTCCGCCGTCCGGTATGCGTATCCGACCGAAGGGAACGGGATGCAAAGGCTGGGCGTTCGCCTATACGCCAACCCCGGCAGCATCGATCCGGATCAAGTGCCGCCCGTAGAAGGCGTTGACATGGTCGCTCCGACGATCCGACACGAACAGTCGGCTTACCAGGCGGCGGCCGGCAAGCCGTTCGCGATCACGCTTAAGAGTGACGAGCCGCTGGCAAGCGCTACCGTGTTGTACGGAGCGGATACGGAAACCGGCATCGTTGAATATACGGAAAGCGCTCCGCTGACTTTAGTCGCCAGCGAAGCAGGCAGCTACACGTACGAAAGCAGCGTCGTATTCTCCGCGAACGGAGCATACCGCTATGTCATCGAAGCCGTGGATGGAAGCGGCAATCGCACGCGTGTGCCGTACAATAGCCGCGGCGCACTGGTGACGGTGAACGAAACAGGATATGAACCCGAACTGCCGCCAACCGGTCTGTCGGTCGCGTCCGGCGAAATGATGAAAGGGGTCAAAAGCTTCTTTGCTCATGCCCAGTCGGCGGACGAAGCGGTCGAAGTTTATTTTGAAAACGACGCGCTCCAGCTGCGGCCGGCGCTACCGGGAACGGTGCGGTTCAACCTGCAGACGCGGGGCATCGACCAAATCTATCAATCGATGTTTGCCGCGCAATCGCCATCCGGAGTCAAGACGTTTTTGGACCGATTGCTGCCGAAGTATCAAAGCAACGCTTGGAGCGAGTACGACATTCCGGCGGACTATTTTGTCGCGGGAACGACGATTTCGATTCACGCCGGCAACGAAAACGCTCCTTATATAGTAAGCAAGCACGATCAATATTTCGGAAATAACAACCATGACGATTTCGAAGTGAAAAACTTACATTTGATTCTGGCGGACGGTACGACGGTGAAGCCGGATCAAATCAATAACCATCTCGGGAATATGACGCAAACGACGGTCGTTTACAGGGAAGACACCTACTTCTCGTTCGGCGATGCGAATTACGGGAGTAACTCGAACAAGCCGTTGATCAGCGAGTTCCATTTCCCGATTCCGCAAGAGAAATTTACGTCGAGGTACGCGGAAATCGATACCAAGGCGTATGCGGACGGGGTGTATACCGTTACGATGCGCGTCGGGGACGAGACGATTGACACGAAGCAAGTGACGATCGATAATACGTCTCCCGTCATCCAAGGCATCCGATCCGGCGAAGGAAAATGGGTAGATCCTTCCGTGCCGTTGAAAGGCGAGATCACACTCGAAGCGGAAGCGACGGATAATTTGACCGGCATCGCGAGAACCGAGAGCACGCTTGACGGGAAAGCCATCGAACTGCCCTATAAGACATCGTCGACGAAGCTTACGCCGGGCGCGCATGTGCTGAAGGTGACGGTGTACGACGGCGCGGGCAACAGCACCGCTTTGGAGCGAACGTTCAGCGTCGTCGATGAGAAGCCGCTGCCGCCGTCCGACATCGTGCCGCAGGACAAATCGACCGGCATCGGACGGAACTTAACGATCGGTGCCACGTTACGCGATCCGACCGGAGATGCGATGAATGTCGTCTTCCATAAAGGCGATACGTTCGATTATGCGCGCAAGGAAGGCGGCGTAACAGGCTACGTATACGCTGCGGATCGCGAGCCGCCGCTGACGGTGTCGCTCGACGGGGAAGCGGCGATGGGGGAAGCCGAACAGACGCTGCTCTCCGAGATCGACGGGAAATATTTGACGACCGATACGGAGATCGGGTTCCCGTATCACCGGTTCGAAGTCGAGGTCGGCCATTCCTTCGCCGAGGGCGATGCAATCGAATTGCATTGGAGTGGACGTACGCTGCCGGGCCGCATCGTGACGTTGTACGCTTGGGATCATACTGTCTCGAAGTGGACCGCGCTTTCGTCCGCGACCGGCGACGAGGAGGAACGCGACATCGCGCTCCGCGCGGAAATCGCTCCTGCGCGATACGTGAAGGACGGAAAAGTGCAAGCGATGGTGCAGGACGAGGTGCGAGGGGCGAACGATCCGTTCACTGTGCTGTGGTTTACTGATACGCAATATTACGCCGAATCGTATCCTCACATTTTCGACCGGTTGGGCGATTGGATCGTGGAGCAATACGGACAAGGCGCGTTCCAGTACGCGATCCATACCGGCGACCTCGTCAACGTAGCGAACGACGAAGCGCAGTGGGCAGTTGCGGACCGCAACTTGCGCAAGCTTGACGAAGCCGGGGTGCCGTATGGCGTTCTGGCGGGCAACCACGACGTCATTATCGAAGGAGTCGACTACTCCTATTACGGCAAATACGTCGGGGCGGACCGCTACGACGATAATCCGTGGTATGGCGGTCAGATGGACAATAACCGGAACCATTACGATTTGTTCTCGTTCGGCGGACATGACTTCGTATTCCTCTACATCGGCTTCGGCTTGGAGGATACGCCGGAAACGATCGCGTGGGCCAATGAAGTATTGGCGAAACATGCGGACCGCATCGCGGTCGTCGGCATGCACGCGTATCTCGAGACGAACGGAACGCTGTCGAACATGGCGCAAAGCGTATTCGATCAAGTGATCGCGCCGAATAAGAACGTGCAGTTAGTGTTGAGCGGTCACTACCACGCGGCCAACCGGGTCGTAAAAACGGTTCAACATGAAGACGGAACGAGCCGTCAAGTGATCCAAATGTTAGCGGATTACCAAGGCGGTCCGAACGGAGGAGACGGATACGTGCGGTTGCTGCGTTTCGACCCGGTTTCGCAAACGTTGGACGTTGATACGTACTCGCCTTATTTGGACGATTATAACTTCTTCGAAGACGGAACGGACGACTTTACCGAACCGTTCGCGTTCCGGGACATTACGAAGCGCGTGGCAACCGATTATTTCGGCGTGCACGTGTACCGAAGCGATGTCATCGGTCGAGCGGACGGCGTAGCGTCCGGTTCGGCAGCGTCCGTCGTATGGCCGGAATTGGCGCCGGAAACGGAATATTTCTGGTATATGCGAATCACGGATGAGTACGGCGCAAGTCTTCGCAGCGAGGTGTACCGTTTTACCACGGAAGCATCCGCGGATGGCGGGGATGGCCATAACGGAGGCAACGACGGCAATAACGGCGGAGGCAACGACGGCAATAACGGCGGAGGCAACGACGGCAATAACGGCGGAGGCAACGACGGCAATAACAGTGGAGGCAACGACGGCAATAACGGCGGAGGCAACGACGGCAATAACAGTGGAGGCAACGACGGCAATAACAGTGGAGGCAACGACGGCAATAATGGCGGAGGTAATAACCGTAACGACACAGCAACAGTGCCGCCGGTTGCTGCGGGGGTCATCCGCGCAAACGTAAAAATCGACGCCGGCAAAGCGGTCGTCGCCTTGGGCGAGGCGAACTTATCCGCAGCGATGAACCGCGCACAAGCAGATGCGAACGGCATCAAGACGATCAGAATCGAAGCGGACTTCGGCGACGTCGCCGACTGGAAGAACGGCATTGAGCTTTCAATACCGGCTTCGTATTTGGCTGCGTCGTCGGAAACGTATCGTTTGGCATTCATTTCGCCGCTCGGTAACGTAACTTTACCGTCCAATATGTTAGATAACGATGAGTGGTCTGAGGGTTCTTTATCGCTGAGCATCGTTCCGTCCGATCCGAGCGCAATGCCGGCAGAAGTGCGTGCCGGCGTCGGCAGTAGACCGATGCTGGATATCGAATTGGTGAAGGCAGACGGGGAGGTTATCGAATGGTCGAACGACGACGCATCCGTTGAAATATCGATTCCGTATACGCCGTCTGCCGGCGAACGCGCCAACCGACTGGTCGTCTGGTATATCGACGAGCAGGGAAGCATCTTCCCGATCGTCGGCGGTAAATTTGATGCGACGACCCAATCGATGACGTTCGCAACGACGCATTTCAGCCGCTTTGCTATCGCGTATCGCGACGTCCGGTTCTCCGACGTAACCGAGACGGCTTGGCATGCCGAAGCGATCGAGTATCTCGCCGCAAGGGAAATTGTCAACGGAGCGGGAGACGGTCGATTCCTTCCGGAACGGGCAGTCACGCGAGCGGAGTTCCTCGTCATGGCGATGAACGCGTTCGGGATCGGCGCGGACGAAACCGCGGCGGATAATTTCGCCGATGCGGGCAATCAGTATTACACGCCTTACCTTGCCGCCGCGAAGCGGTTGGGACTCGTGAACGGCCTAGGAGACAACCGATTCGCGCCGGAAGCCGGCATCACGCGGCAAGATATGGCGGTCATGTTGTATCGGATATCGAAGGCGGCAAACGTCAAATTGCCTTCTGCAG